One region of uncultured Methanolobus sp. genomic DNA includes:
- a CDS encoding ATP-binding protein, giving the protein MNRSHQIRTYLSRRLFHVCNFQEKKNTHVIVEDTGIGISKDEMPHIFKRFYQVDGSRTRRYGGNGLGLYLCKSGVEAHGDSIRAVSEVGKRTEIHVLLPVIGE; this is encoded by the coding sequence CTGAATCGATCTCACCAGATACGAACTTATCTTAGTAGGAGACTATTTCATGTCTGTAATTTTCAGGAAAAAAAGAATACCCATGTGATTGTTGAAGATACCGGAATAGGTATTTCAAAGGATGAGATGCCTCACATCTTCAAGAGGTTCTATCAGGTAGATGGTTCCCGTACACGCCGCTACGGTGGAAATGGTCTTGGCCTGTATCTTTGCAAAAGTGGGGTGGAGGCACATGGAGACTCCATTCGTGCAGTCAGTGAAGTGGGTAAAAGAACTGAGATACATGTTCTTTTACCAGTCATAGGAGAATGA
- a CDS encoding HAMP domain-containing sensor histidine kinase, translated as MEGTWKLIQRRKNEEKIKSYAREVAENNKELESLDHMKDEFIANITHELKTPLILIKGYSRLLYEGHLGPMTDDQKKGSGTILQDAERLHKLIDSLLYMQNIHSGNIQYHLNYIDIVTVLDYVIDGSLKNRYAPELIIEYSSPLPFICGNATYLEQVFSHVLENVFKFIPPDGSVTVEAFQEKEVQAIYFRISVLLCIR; from the coding sequence ATGGAAGGCACATGGAAGCTCATACAGAGAAGAAAAAATGAAGAGAAGATTAAATCATATGCAAGGGAAGTTGCAGAGAACAACAAAGAACTGGAATCCCTGGATCATATGAAAGATGAGTTCATTGCAAACATAACTCACGAACTCAAAACTCCCCTTATTCTTATTAAAGGATACAGTAGACTTCTTTATGAAGGACATCTGGGCCCAATGACTGATGACCAGAAAAAAGGGTCGGGTACAATTCTCCAGGATGCTGAAAGGTTACATAAACTGATTGATTCACTTTTATATATGCAGAACATCCACTCAGGAAACATACAGTACCATTTGAATTACATTGATATTGTCACCGTACTCGATTATGTGATCGACGGATCCTTAAAAAACAGGTATGCTCCTGAGCTTATAATAGAATATTCTTCACCTCTGCCCTTTATCTGTGGAAATGCGACCTATCTGGAACAGGTCTTTTCACACGTACTTGAAAATGTTTTCAAATTCATTCCTCCGGATGGATCAGTCACAGTTGAAGCTTTTCAGGAAAAAGAAGTTCAAGCCATTTATTTCCGGATATCTGTTCTTCTTTGTATCCGGTAA
- a CDS encoding transcriptional regulator, with the protein MTKEILIHQIIDVLQQAGFIVSKRCNIRPRSFDLAARKGETLLFCKVLFNIDGLNEETAREMKSLARYLGGTAVLTGAKTRDQMLEDSVVYMRYDIPAVNVQTLYDYFVEEVPPLVSAAPGGLYVSIDGDVLREARKRTEMSLGALATELGVSRRTISKYEEGGMDASIDIVLHLEELLDVALAKSIDILHCFEKKTSIEVPQEKTNEAQPDEGILGMLHALGYQVVSTSQAPFKAISKDTSDTLLTGVSTYSSSMIKRADLMSSISCVTRTKSVFIINGQIKSETVENTVLIEKTELDKLSGTDELADLINERTKKHNINI; encoded by the coding sequence ATGACAAAAGAGATCCTTATACATCAGATTATTGATGTATTACAGCAGGCAGGCTTCATTGTATCAAAGAGATGCAATATCAGACCACGAAGCTTTGATCTTGCAGCAAGAAAAGGTGAAACTCTTCTTTTCTGTAAAGTACTTTTTAACATAGACGGCCTCAACGAAGAGACCGCAAGGGAGATGAAGAGCCTCGCACGGTATCTTGGAGGAACTGCAGTACTCACAGGTGCGAAAACCCGGGATCAAATGCTGGAAGACAGCGTAGTCTATATGCGCTATGATATTCCTGCAGTCAATGTCCAGACTCTCTACGACTACTTTGTTGAGGAAGTCCCACCTCTTGTTTCAGCAGCTCCTGGTGGTCTTTATGTATCTATTGACGGTGATGTGCTCAGGGAAGCCCGCAAGAGAACCGAAATGTCTCTTGGAGCCCTTGCAACTGAACTGGGTGTTTCCAGAAGGACCATCAGCAAATATGAAGAAGGCGGGATGGATGCATCCATAGATATAGTACTCCACCTTGAGGAACTGCTGGATGTTGCCCTTGCAAAATCAATAGATATACTCCATTGTTTTGAAAAGAAGACAAGTATTGAGGTTCCACAGGAAAAAACTAATGAAGCACAGCCGGATGAAGGAATTCTTGGAATGCTTCACGCACTTGGATACCAGGTGGTTTCCACAAGTCAGGCACCATTTAAGGCAATCTCAAAGGATACATCCGACACTCTGCTCACCGGTGTCAGCACATACAGCAGTTCAATGATCAAGCGTGCAGATCTTATGAGTAGTATATCCTGCGTTACAAGGACTAAATCTGTTTTCATAATCAATGGACAGATCAAGTCAGAAACTGTTGAAAATACGGTTCTTATAGAAAAGACAGAACTTGACAAGCTGTCCGGCACAGATGAGCTTGCTGATCTTATTAACGAGCGTACCAAGAAGCATAACATCAATATCTGA
- the purN gene encoding phosphoribosylglycinamide formyltransferase, producing the protein MTTNIAVLVSGRGSNLQSIIDNIESGYIQNAKVSVVVSDVEDAYALERARKHGITDVFIDPSDYQNKQEYENEILEVLKDNDVDLILLAGYMRLVGKDLIVAYRNSIINIHPALLPSFKGLHAQQQAFEYGVKVSGCTVHFVDEGMDTGPIIIQKCVPVLEGDTADDLAARILEQEHRIFPEAVKLFVEGKLKVEGRIVVHT; encoded by the coding sequence ATGACTACCAACATCGCAGTACTTGTTTCAGGAAGAGGATCTAATCTCCAGTCTATAATTGACAATATAGAAAGTGGCTACATTCAGAACGCAAAGGTTTCTGTTGTTGTAAGTGATGTGGAGGATGCCTATGCGCTTGAACGTGCCCGCAAGCATGGTATCACCGATGTTTTCATAGACCCTTCCGATTACCAGAACAAGCAGGAATACGAGAATGAGATCCTGGAAGTCCTGAAAGACAATGATGTTGACCTTATATTGCTTGCAGGATACATGCGTCTTGTGGGAAAAGACCTGATTGTGGCGTATCGCAACAGTATAATTAACATCCATCCTGCATTGCTTCCATCCTTTAAAGGGCTCCATGCACAGCAGCAGGCTTTTGAATATGGTGTGAAGGTCAGTGGTTGTACGGTTCACTTTGTTGATGAAGGAATGGATACGGGACCTATAATTATACAGAAATGCGTTCCTGTATTAGAGGGGGATACTGCTGACGATCTGGCAGCCCGTATACTTGAACAGGAACACAGGATTTTCCCTGAAGCTGTCAAACTATTCGTTGAGGGTAAGCTTAAAGTGGAAGGTCGAATTGTAGTACACACGTAA
- the glyA gene encoding serine hydroxymethyltransferase: MSYVSEIDPEIAEALRLEANRQDYKLNLIASENYTSRAVMEAQGSVMTNKYAEGYSGKRYYGGCEFVDIAEDLAIERAKAIFGAEHVNVQPHSGSGANMACYFSVIKPGDTIMSMDLTHGGHLSHGSPVNFAGQLYNIVPYGVDKETEALDYDALMAMAKEHKPQMIVCGASAYSRTIDFKAFRDIADEVGAYLLADIAHIAGLVAGGAHPSPVPYADFVTTTTHKTLRGPRGGMIMCKEEYAKDLNRSVFPGMQGGPLMHVIAAKAVAFKEALGDQFKADQVQTVKNADSLAKELQNREFDIVSGGTDNHVMLLNLNKFDITGKEAEAGMSKAGIVLNKNTIPFETRSPFITSGIRIGTPAATTRGMKEDQMKEIAGYIAEVVNNLDNDTVLHGINSDVEQLCSGFPVYK, encoded by the coding sequence ATGTCTTATGTCTCAGAAATTGACCCGGAGATTGCAGAAGCCTTAAGGCTTGAAGCAAACCGTCAGGATTACAAGCTGAACCTGATAGCATCAGAGAACTATACAAGCCGTGCAGTAATGGAAGCACAGGGCTCTGTAATGACAAACAAGTACGCAGAAGGCTACTCAGGAAAACGCTACTATGGTGGCTGTGAATTTGTAGATATTGCAGAAGACCTTGCCATTGAAAGGGCAAAGGCAATCTTTGGTGCCGAACACGTGAATGTCCAGCCACACTCCGGTTCCGGTGCTAACATGGCATGTTATTTCTCAGTTATTAAGCCCGGTGACACCATCATGTCAATGGACCTCACACATGGTGGTCACCTTTCACACGGAAGCCCTGTGAACTTTGCAGGACAGCTCTATAATATAGTACCATACGGTGTTGATAAGGAGACAGAGGCTCTAGACTATGATGCACTCATGGCAATGGCAAAGGAACACAAGCCACAGATGATTGTCTGTGGTGCTTCAGCATATTCAAGGACCATTGACTTCAAGGCATTCAGGGATATAGCTGATGAAGTGGGAGCATACCTTCTTGCAGATATCGCACACATTGCAGGTCTTGTAGCCGGAGGCGCACACCCAAGTCCTGTGCCATACGCTGATTTTGTAACAACCACAACCCACAAGACCCTCAGAGGTCCAAGGGGTGGAATGATAATGTGCAAGGAAGAGTATGCAAAGGACCTTAACAGGTCAGTGTTCCCTGGAATGCAGGGCGGACCACTCATGCATGTCATTGCAGCAAAAGCCGTTGCATTCAAGGAAGCACTCGGAGATCAGTTCAAGGCAGACCAGGTCCAGACAGTGAAGAACGCAGATTCCCTTGCAAAGGAACTCCAGAACAGGGAATTTGACATCGTGTCCGGTGGAACTGACAACCACGTAATGCTTCTCAACCTTAACAAGTTCGACATTACAGGAAAGGAAGCTGAAGCAGGAATGAGTAAGGCAGGAATTGTCCTTAACAAGAACACCATTCCATTTGAAACCAGAAGCCCATTCATTACAAGCGGAATCAGGATAGGTACGCCTGCAGCAACAACAAGAGGAATGAAGGAAGACCAGATGAAGGAAATCGCAGGATACATTGCAGAGGTAGTCAACAACCTTGACAATGATACAGTCCTTCACGGTATTAATTCCGATGTTGAGCAGCTGTGCAGCGGATTCCCGGTTTACAAGTAA
- a CDS encoding bifunctional methylenetetrahydrofolate dehydrogenase/methenyltetrahydrofolate cyclohydrolase, with amino-acid sequence MAEENYDSRKIDGRSLSRKVEEQVKQGVDRLKAERGVTPGLATILVGEDPASRMYVRLKHKACERVGIHAEDHNMPESTTQEELMLRIQELNARKDIHGILLQLPLPEHLDDKSAMLAIDPAKDADGFHPYNMGKLLIGDEGLVPCTPKGVIRALEEYDVQIQGKHAVIVGHSNVVGKPMAAMLINRNATVSVCHVFTDDLTKFTLDADILVVGTGVMHLIKADMVKEGAVIFDVGITEKGGKVYGDVDFDNVVKKASLITPVPGGVGPMTIAILMEHVLMAASNS; translated from the coding sequence ATGGCAGAAGAGAACTACGATTCCAGGAAAATAGATGGCAGAAGCCTTTCAAGGAAAGTGGAAGAACAGGTAAAGCAGGGAGTTGACAGGCTCAAAGCAGAGAGGGGTGTTACACCCGGACTTGCAACCATACTTGTCGGCGAGGACCCTGCGTCCAGGATGTATGTCCGCCTTAAACACAAGGCATGTGAAAGAGTTGGCATACACGCAGAGGATCATAATATGCCTGAGTCCACCACACAGGAAGAACTTATGCTGCGTATTCAGGAATTGAATGCCAGGAAGGACATACATGGAATTCTCCTTCAGTTGCCTCTTCCAGAACACCTCGATGATAAGTCTGCAATGCTTGCAATTGACCCGGCAAAGGATGCAGATGGCTTCCACCCATACAACATGGGTAAACTCCTCATCGGTGATGAAGGACTTGTACCATGCACTCCAAAAGGAGTAATCAGAGCACTTGAAGAGTATGATGTGCAAATCCAGGGAAAACACGCAGTCATTGTGGGACACAGCAACGTTGTTGGAAAACCCATGGCTGCAATGCTCATCAACAGGAATGCAACTGTTTCTGTTTGCCATGTTTTCACCGATGACCTGACCAAGTTCACACTTGATGCAGATATCCTTGTAGTCGGAACCGGTGTTATGCACCTCATTAAAGCCGATATGGTGAAGGAAGGTGCAGTGATTTTCGATGTAGGAATCACCGAGAAGGGAGGCAAGGTTTACGGTGATGTTGATTTTGATAATGTTGTGAAGAAGGCTTCACTGATAACCCCTGTTCCGGGAGGCGTTGGTCCAATGACCATTGCAATCCTCATGGAACACGTGCTTATGGCAGCTTCAAACAGCTGA
- the folP gene encoding dihydropteroate synthase, which yields MVVDVDICGLKVGDEHPVRLMGIINLSKESFYKGSVVSSDSLLDVAQKMIEDGAAILDIGARSTWPLANPVISEEGELDRMIPALELLNDNVDALISVDTVYASVAKESLKHGADIINDVSGFTTNPGMMDVVAEYDCPAVVMASEEVPGDPIGMDAIMVSLADIISKADTKGIDTSKLILDPAIGKWIPEKDPIFDFETIDQFESLRVFGRPLLAAVSRKSCIDAVLHKPANKRLYGSLAATAIVIHKGAHIVRTHDVPETKDVVEVAAAMRKRQPVVKEGGFEVSISDITHPDDAEYLMRSIKVTGSGAKVMKNKTVSKVVRVNNITTTEALIIKQEILARGGDAALERDAVSHETEKTDVLIIGTILQLEKLVHKLSFQARNLPLIAEMIAEVLENDMDVEHGYLREL from the coding sequence ATGGTTGTTGATGTAGATATATGCGGCTTGAAAGTTGGTGACGAGCATCCTGTAAGACTTATGGGGATCATCAACCTCAGCAAGGAATCCTTTTACAAAGGTTCGGTTGTTAGTAGCGATTCTCTACTTGACGTTGCACAAAAGATGATAGAAGACGGCGCTGCTATACTTGATATTGGTGCCCGTTCAACATGGCCTCTTGCAAATCCGGTTATCAGCGAGGAAGGAGAACTCGACCGTATGATTCCTGCACTGGAACTCCTGAATGATAATGTTGATGCACTCATTTCTGTTGATACTGTTTATGCCAGCGTTGCAAAAGAATCCCTGAAACATGGAGCAGACATAATCAATGATGTTTCCGGTTTTACAACAAATCCTGGGATGATGGATGTTGTTGCTGAGTACGATTGTCCTGCTGTTGTAATGGCATCGGAAGAAGTTCCCGGTGACCCAATAGGCATGGATGCGATCATGGTGTCTCTTGCTGACATTATCAGTAAAGCAGATACCAAAGGCATAGATACAAGTAAACTTATTCTCGACCCGGCGATAGGTAAATGGATACCTGAAAAAGACCCGATATTTGATTTTGAGACCATAGACCAGTTCGAGAGTCTCAGAGTATTTGGCAGGCCGCTGCTTGCAGCAGTATCAAGAAAATCCTGCATTGATGCTGTACTTCACAAACCGGCAAATAAAAGGCTATACGGAAGCCTTGCTGCAACTGCAATCGTGATTCACAAGGGTGCACACATTGTACGAACTCACGATGTCCCTGAAACGAAGGATGTTGTAGAGGTGGCGGCTGCAATGAGAAAAAGACAGCCGGTTGTTAAAGAGGGTGGCTTTGAAGTTAGCATTTCAGATATAACTCATCCTGATGATGCGGAATATCTCATGAGAAGCATAAAAGTCACAGGTTCCGGTGCAAAGGTCATGAAGAACAAGACCGTGAGCAAGGTTGTTCGTGTGAACAATATTACAACCACTGAGGCATTGATTATTAAGCAGGAGATCCTTGCAAGGGGTGGAGACGCTGCCCTTGAGCGTGACGCAGTATCACACGAAACTGAAAAGACAGATGTACTCATAATTGGAACTATATTGCAACTGGAGAAACTGGTCCATAAGCTCTCATTCCAGGCACGTAATCTTCCGCTAATCGCTGAGATGATTGCGGAAGTACTTGAAAACGACATGGATGTGGAGCATGGGTACCTGAGGGAACTATGA
- a CDS encoding methylenetetrahydrofolate reductase C-terminal domain-containing protein — translation MIISSAKPFEEILEILKDEDDIFVIGCNACAAKIHVGGEPEVLEMCQRLEDSGIHVVGWVIPSAACSVASFDSLVEKNPAIKEAKTILVMACGSGVSIVAGVVDVPVYPSNDTVSLGGRTQGEVVPELCAMCGECKIYYFGSVCPKSLCPKHLLNGPCGGSVNGKCEVDPEKDCAWELICNRLEKIGRLDLLDITWDAEEGTEGSV, via the coding sequence ATGATCATCTCATCTGCAAAGCCCTTTGAAGAAATACTTGAAATATTGAAAGACGAGGATGATATCTTCGTTATTGGCTGTAATGCATGTGCGGCAAAGATACACGTTGGCGGTGAACCTGAAGTTCTTGAAATGTGCCAGCGTCTTGAAGATTCAGGAATACATGTTGTTGGCTGGGTTATACCAAGCGCAGCCTGTAGTGTGGCTTCATTTGATTCACTTGTTGAAAAGAATCCCGCCATAAAGGAGGCTAAGACTATTCTTGTGATGGCCTGTGGAAGTGGTGTTTCTATTGTAGCCGGCGTTGTGGATGTGCCGGTTTATCCGTCAAACGACACAGTTTCCCTTGGAGGAAGGACTCAGGGAGAGGTCGTTCCTGAACTCTGTGCCATGTGTGGTGAATGCAAGATATATTATTTTGGCAGTGTGTGCCCGAAGAGTTTGTGCCCCAAACATTTGCTGAACGGACCCTGTGGCGGATCTGTTAACGGAAAATGTGAAGTAGATCCGGAAAAGGACTGTGCATGGGAACTTATCTGCAACAGGCTTGAAAAAATAGGAAGACTTGACCTGCTTGATATCACATGGGATGCTGAAGAAGGCACTGAAGGGTCAGTCTGA